Part of the Dehalobacter sp. 12DCB1 genome is shown below.
ATACCTTTCTTCCACTAGAATATATATAAATACGACAAAAGCTGATGAAGATACCGACTTGACTGTTAATCCTAAAAACAAGGAAGATATTTTCAATATTTCCAAATTGATGGGGGAATCCATTTGTCACGCTACCGATAATCCAAAGGTTAGAATCGCGCGACTTTCTAATGTCTGCGGCAATGATTTTTCTTCAGATAATTTTCTTTATTCCATCATAAAAGATGCTGTGACCACCGGCGAAGTAACATTCAGGACTTCGCTTGCTTCAGCAAAAGATTATGTTACGATCGATGACGTTACCAGGATCCTCCTAAAAATATCAAGCTCTGGCAAACAAAAAGTGTATAATGTGGCATCCGGCCAAAATATTTTCCACCAAACGATTGCTGATCTTCTTCAGAAGCTTACCTGCTGCAAAATACATGTCGATGATCATGCAGTACCGGTTACTTTCCCCTTAATTGACATTGACCGCATCACCAAAGAATTTCATTTCACACCTTCAGATCCTCTGGATTTCATAAAAAATCTTATCTTGGACTACCAGCATATCAATCCAATTTGAAGGCAGGCGATATACTCAAATGAATCTTTCATTATCCCCAAAGGAATTCAATCACTATGTTTTAAGGCAAGTGGATCATTTTTTTCCTGACAACGCAAGAATTGATACCGATAAATTCTCGTTAGCCTTTGATCTGGCTGTTGATCGTACTCATCACTGTTTTAAACATCTTCGTTTAACCTCATACTGCAGTCAGGGCGAAACCTATTTGAATCATCTTCATTCGGATCAATATGCCGTATTTCTTTGGTTTTTGTCCAATTCAGTCTGGAAAGAAACCGAGGATGAAAAGCTCGCGGCAAAATTTTTCTATTTGAACAAGTCCCTGCACAGTTTCAATTGTATGTATGATACAAATCTTCCTGATATTTTTTTATTTCTGCACCTAATGGGGACGGTGCTCGGAAAAGCAGCATACTCAGATTTTCTTGTTGTCACTCAAGGTTGTACAGTTGGTGCTCACCGTAGTAAATATCCGCAGATTGGCAAAGGTGCTTCCCTTTTGCCAAATACTTCGATTATCGGAGATTCGCATATTGGAAATTATGTCTCCCTTGGGATTAGTACCGTTGTTTATGAACAAGACATTCCTGACCGCCATATTGTTTACCGAGACAATCAAGGCACAATCCATACTAAACGAAGCGTTAAACCCTGGTCACAGCAATTTTTTAATATTGATTTTTCTTAATTCCCATAATCAGGATAACACGAATCCTTTTCAGAAATAGATGTTACCGGAAGCGGCCATTGTATGCCAAAGAATGCATCATCATACTTAAATCCTCTTGCATGATCCGAATGATAAAATTGCGATATCTGATAAAAAACCTCTGTACAGTCCTCCAAGGTTTGAAACCCATGTGCAAAGCCTTCAGGAACATAAAGCATATTTCTGTCTTCCGCGGATAATTCGATCCCAAACCATTGTTCGTAAGTAGCGGAAGCACTTCTTAAATCAACAATTACATCAAAGATCCGGCCTCTTGTACACTTTACTAATTTTGCTTCTTCATATGGAGGGTTCTGGAAGTGCATACCTCGCAAAGTGCCCTTTTTATAGTTGTAAGAAATGCTACACTGCACCAGGTTTGGATTTAATCCTCGTTCTGAAAATTCCAGCG
Proteins encoded:
- the rfbC gene encoding dTDP-4-dehydrorhamnose 3,5-epimerase, with amino-acid sequence MIFKETKLPGAFLIEIDPLHDERGFFARTWCSLEFSERGLNPNLVQCSISYNYKKGTLRGMHFQNPPYEEAKLVKCTRGRIFDVIVDLRSASATYEQWFGIELSAEDRNMLYVPEGFAHGFQTLEDCTEVFYQISQFYHSDHARGFKYDDAFFGIQWPLPVTSISEKDSCYPDYGN
- a CDS encoding serine acetyltransferase, which encodes MNLSLSPKEFNHYVLRQVDHFFPDNARIDTDKFSLAFDLAVDRTHHCFKHLRLTSYCSQGETYLNHLHSDQYAVFLWFLSNSVWKETEDEKLAAKFFYLNKSLHSFNCMYDTNLPDIFLFLHLMGTVLGKAAYSDFLVVTQGCTVGAHRSKYPQIGKGASLLPNTSIIGDSHIGNYVSLGISTVVYEQDIPDRHIVYRDNQGTIHTKRSVKPWSQQFFNIDFS
- a CDS encoding SDR family oxidoreductase, whose product is METTIIGANGFIGKHLVNELKKLGQSYFTPDRNDDSIFHAPLGNVIYCAGLSSDFRSRSFDTVRAHVTLLSDLLEKSSYHSFLYLSSTRIYINTTKADEDTDLTVNPKNKEDIFNISKLMGESICHATDNPKVRIARLSNVCGNDFSSDNFLYSIIKDAVTTGEVTFRTSLASAKDYVTIDDVTRILLKISSSGKQKVYNVASGQNIFHQTIADLLQKLTCCKIHVDDHAVPVTFPLIDIDRITKEFHFTPSDPLDFIKNLILDYQHINPI